The Oceanococcus sp. HetDA_MAG_MS8 genome window below encodes:
- the nusG gene encoding transcription termination/antitermination protein NusG, which produces MAMRWYVVHAYSQYEKKVKQGLEDRIKRAGLEDKFGEILVPTEEVVELRDGVKRTTERKFFPGYVLVQMDLDDESWHLVKSVPKVMGFIGGTADRPAPITEKEAQAIMARVEDSDEAPRPKTLFDPGQSVRVLDGPFADFTGVVEEANYEKSRLRVSVVIFGRSTPVELDFNQVEKV; this is translated from the coding sequence ATGGCTATGCGTTGGTACGTTGTGCACGCCTACTCTCAGTATGAGAAGAAGGTAAAGCAAGGTCTCGAAGACCGCATTAAGCGGGCGGGCTTAGAAGATAAATTTGGCGAGATCTTGGTCCCAACCGAAGAGGTGGTTGAGCTGCGCGATGGCGTGAAGCGAACCACCGAGCGGAAGTTCTTCCCCGGTTATGTCCTTGTGCAAATGGACCTGGACGATGAGAGCTGGCACTTGGTGAAGTCTGTTCCCAAGGTCATGGGCTTTATCGGTGGCACTGCTGATCGACCGGCTCCAATCACCGAGAAAGAGGCGCAGGCCATCATGGCGCGCGTCGAGGATAGCGATGAAGCGCCGCGGCCCAAAACGCTGTTCGACCCTGGTCAGAGCGTTCGGGTTTTGGACGGCCCATTCGCCGACTTCACCGGGGTGGTGGAAGAGGCCAACTACGAGAAAAGTCGTCTGCGCGTTTCTGTAGTGATCTTCGGTCGATCGACACCGGTGGAACTCGACTTCAATCAAGTCGAAAAAGTTTAA
- the secE gene encoding preprotein translocase subunit SecE yields MSAHSEATSSTRDTALLWLAVAILAASITGFYWFESDFNVLVRVLAMLAGGAVAVLVALQSRPGQAAWAVVRESRTEVRKVVWPTRKETTQTTAIILIVVLILGMVLWGVDSLLLLGLQILTGRGA; encoded by the coding sequence ATGAGTGCGCATTCCGAGGCCACGAGCAGCACCCGCGACACCGCATTGTTGTGGTTGGCGGTTGCCATACTCGCGGCCAGTATCACGGGTTTTTACTGGTTCGAATCCGATTTTAACGTCCTCGTGCGCGTGCTGGCTATGCTGGCCGGCGGTGCGGTGGCCGTGTTGGTGGCTTTGCAATCGCGGCCAGGACAGGCAGCCTGGGCGGTGGTTCGTGAGTCGCGAACCGAAGTCCGCAAGGTGGTATGGCCAACCCGCAAAGAAACCACACAAACCACGGCCATCATTTTGATCGTGGTTCTCATTTTGGGAATGGTGCTCTGGGGCGTCGACAGTTTGCTGCTGTTGGGCCTGCAGATTCTCACCGGTCGCGGGGCCTGA
- the tuf gene encoding elongation factor Tu, with product MAKEKFERTKPHVNVGTIGHVDHGKTTLTAALTVVQGKKFGGELRAYDQIDNAPEEKARGITIATAHVEYESEGRHYAHVDCPGHADYVKNMITGAAQMDGAILVCSAADGPMPQTREHILLARQVGVPYIVVFLNKADMVDDEELLELVEMEVRDLLSTYDFPGDDTPIITGSALKALEGDESEIGSQAIEKLIEALDTYIPEPERAIDGDFIMPVEDVFSISGRGTVATGRVERGIVKVGEEVEIIGIKDTAKTTVTGVEMFRKLLDEGRAGDNVGILLRGTKREDIERGQVLAKPGSINPHTKFEAEVYVLKKEEGGRHTPFFNGYRPQFYFRTTDVTGAVELPEGTEMVMPGDNVNVKIELIAPIAMDDGLRFAIREGGRTVGAGVVAKIIE from the coding sequence ATGGCCAAGGAAAAGTTTGAACGCACCAAGCCGCACGTTAACGTGGGGACGATTGGTCACGTGGACCATGGAAAGACGACGCTGACGGCGGCGCTGACGGTGGTGCAGGGTAAGAAGTTTGGTGGTGAGCTGCGTGCTTATGACCAGATTGACAATGCTCCTGAAGAGAAAGCGCGTGGTATCACCATTGCGACGGCGCACGTGGAGTACGAATCGGAAGGTCGTCACTACGCGCACGTGGATTGCCCCGGACACGCTGACTATGTGAAGAACATGATCACCGGTGCGGCGCAGATGGACGGCGCGATTTTGGTGTGCTCTGCAGCCGATGGCCCCATGCCCCAAACCCGCGAGCACATTTTGCTGGCGCGTCAGGTGGGTGTGCCCTACATCGTGGTGTTCCTGAACAAGGCCGACATGGTCGATGACGAGGAGCTGCTGGAGCTGGTGGAGATGGAAGTGCGCGATCTTCTGTCCACCTACGACTTCCCCGGCGACGACACGCCGATCATCACCGGTTCTGCGCTGAAAGCGCTGGAAGGTGACGAGTCCGAAATTGGCTCCCAAGCCATCGAGAAGCTGATCGAAGCCCTGGACACCTACATTCCTGAGCCTGAGCGCGCCATCGACGGCGACTTCATCATGCCTGTGGAAGACGTGTTCTCGATTTCTGGTCGCGGTACCGTGGCCACGGGTCGTGTTGAGCGCGGCATTGTGAAGGTGGGTGAAGAAGTCGAAATTATCGGCATCAAAGACACCGCCAAGACCACCGTGACCGGTGTGGAAATGTTCCGCAAGCTGCTGGACGAAGGCCGCGCTGGTGACAACGTCGGTATTCTGCTGCGTGGCACCAAGCGTGAAGATATTGAGCGTGGTCAGGTTCTGGCCAAGCCCGGTAGCATCAATCCGCACACCAAGTTTGAAGCTGAGGTGTACGTGCTGAAGAAGGAAGAGGGTGGTCGTCACACGCCATTCTTCAATGGCTACCGTCCGCAGTTCTACTTCCGCACCACCGACGTGACCGGTGCTGTGGAATTGCCAGAAGGCACCGAGATGGTGATGCCTGGTGACAACGTGAACGTGAAGATCGAGCTGATTGCTCCGATCGCCATGGATGACGGCCTGCGTTTCGCGATTCGCGAAGGCGGTCGTACTGTTGGCGCCGGCGTCGTCGCCAAGATCATCGAGTAA